The segment GTGGCTCGATGACCTGCTTCTTTTTCTTCTTCTTACCATCCTGTACGGTCTCTGTGCGCTCTATCTCTAGGACGACATACTCAGGGAGCTGATCAGCACCTCGGGCACCAACCTCTATGAGTTTGCCGTGCCACTTCATACCTGACGCATCGACCGCCTGCACGGGTGCCTCTAGATGACGTGTGTACTGCTCGTAGACTTGCCACGGATCGGAGAGACTCGGCGATGACACCTCTAGGGCGTAGTCCTCCTCCTCGTCACGATCGTGTAGCTGCGTGATGGCCCTAGAGATCTCGACACAACGAGAGATGGGCAAGCCACCCATGACATCAACCACTACTCGGATCTGATCCCCTGGACTACTAGTTATCTCCACGACAAACTCGTCCTCGTGGAGCATCTGCTCTATTTCTGTGCGGAGTACTGCTAGATCTATCATGATACTCGATGATTATATACAAAAAGGAGGGAACCGCTGTCGCATGGCTTCCTCCTCCATACCTAAGCTGAGATAACTGCTTGTGAGCCGTACGACCTCAACCGGTTCATTACGATGCAAAGATAGTAATATTTCTTTAGATAGCACACTGTCTACCCGATGCACGGTAAATAATCTAGAGGATCCGCCTAGGTAATGATGGAAGAATGAAAAATGCCAAGCCCCTCTACCTCATAACCCTTATCAAACGAAGGGATAGGAGGCGGAGGGGCTGCTGTATCGTGTAGCGTAGAGCTTAGCGATGTGTCACTAAGTGATGACTACTCGTGTGTCGCTACAGAGACGAAGCTACGATCTCCTCTCGTCTGAGTGAAGACGACCGTACCGTCTGTCAGTGCATAGAGGGTATGATCCTTGCCCATGCCCACGTTCTCACCTGGGTGGTGTTGCGTACCTCTCTGACGTACGATGATGTTACCAGCCTTACAGGCTTCGCCTCCAAAGATCTTAACGCCTAGGCGTTTGCTTTCGGATTCGCGTCCGTTCTTGGAGCTTCCTACACCTTTCTTATGTGCCATGATTCCTTAGAGTCTTTAATTATCCTACGATTTGCTTTACTAGTATCTCGGAGAACTGCTGGCGATGCCCTCTGAGCTTGCGATAGCCCTTTCTCCGATTCTTATGAAAGATCAGCACCTTCTCACCCTTGACGAGTGGAGATACCACCTCACATACTACCTGTGCGCCCTCGATCGTCGGGGCACCTACTGCGACTGCTCCGTCCTTGTCGAGGAGCATAACCCGGTCAAAGGTAACCTCTGCACCCTGCTCCACCTCGCGGATATGATGCACGAAGAGCTTGCGACCCTCCTCTACCTTAAACTGCTGACCTTGGATTTCAACAATTGCGTACATTACGTTTGTCTGTTACTATTATTATATAGTCCCGTAAGGTGGCTGCCTACTATCGACTAGCGCTTGACAAACCTTACTTAGGAAGTAAACCGACTGCAAAGGTACAAAAAACTTGACACCCCGCAAGCGTACCCCCGCTGAGAATCGAACTCAGATCTAAAGTTTAGGAAACTTCTATTCTATCCGTTGAACTACAGGGGCTTCTGCATACTTGCACCATAGCGTGTGCCACAGCTCTCTGCAAACTGCCTTGTACAATCGCCTCCGCAAAGGTACGCAATAAAAACGTACCGCCGCACCTTTGCTTCGCAAAAGCCAGGGCTGACGCATTATGTACAATGAGCTCGTTTACCTATCTATTCCTCGTCTATCGTTCTGTGTGGCTCTTGAAAATCCGATTATGATGCGTCATCCCTGGCTGAGAAAAGTTGATGCCGGATCGCTACAATAATTTAGAACTGACTACATATCAAAACGGCACTGCGTCGGGGAAAAGTGATTTCCACGTGGATATTTCAAAATCTCCACGTGGGGAATTTTTATTTTCCACGTGGGGAAGAAAAAACTCTTCGGAGGAATCAAATGAAACTTCGGAGGAAATGAATGACGCCCACGTGGAAAAA is part of the Porphyromonas asaccharolytica DSM 20707 genome and harbors:
- a CDS encoding ribosome assembly cofactor RimP — its product is MIDLAVLRTEIEQMLHEDEFVVEITSSPGDQIRVVVDVMGGLPISRCVEISRAITQLHDRDEEEDYALEVSSPSLSDPWQVYEQYTRHLEAPVQAVDASGMKWHGKLIEVGARGADQLPEYVVLEIERTETVQDGKKKKKKQVIEPHRIDHDQLKRISYDLDKAL
- the rpmA gene encoding 50S ribosomal protein L27, encoding MAHKKGVGSSKNGRESESKRLGVKIFGGEACKAGNIIVRQRGTQHHPGENVGMGKDHTLYALTDGTVVFTQTRGDRSFVSVATHE
- the rplU gene encoding 50S ribosomal protein L21; the encoded protein is MYAIVEIQGQQFKVEEGRKLFVHHIREVEQGAEVTFDRVMLLDKDGAVAVGAPTIEGAQVVCEVVSPLVKGEKVLIFHKNRRKGYRKLRGHRQQFSEILVKQIVG